The Tachyglossus aculeatus isolate mTacAcu1 chromosome 22, mTacAcu1.pri, whole genome shotgun sequence genome window below encodes:
- the LOC119944105 gene encoding olfactory receptor 5A2-like, with protein MSRGRNTTVVTEFILLGFSDHPELKIFLFVLFLAIYLVTLTWNLGLSSLIKVSPHLHIPMYFFLRHLSFTDMGFSSSVIPKMLSDFFKEQRTISFLGCVTQYFFFSGFGLTECCILAAMAYDRYAAICTPLLYTAIMSPSLCRKMVVAAYTGGFLSGLTQMGLLYQQDFCGSNVIHHFFCDLRPLLALSCSDTSTTQVVVFVVGVIIGMISVLVVLLSYGYITVAVLMIRSARGRYKTFATCASHLTTVILFYGSGFFVYMRLDSSYSESRDKVVSLFYSVLIPMLNPLIYSLRNREILDTLKRLKEKMATNSKHDGKHINPSHHKNTKEIGIGLNFSGALPQWSRLKSVPKFQLVTGRDQGVGGGGGECNNCFSGFVTVLCIGAVAFICLCIKAIAFIARLDGNAEG; from the exons ATGTCTCGGGGAAGAAACACCACGGTGGTTACCGAGTtcatcctcctgggattctcagacCATCCAGAGCTCAAGATTTTCCTCTTTGTGTTGTTCTTAGCCATCTACCTTGTGACTCTCACGTGGAACCTGGGGCTCAGCAGCCTGATCAAGGTCTCCCCAcatctccacatccccatgtatttcttcctccgtCATTTGTCCTTCACAGACATGGGCTTCTCTTCTTCTGTCATCCCCAAGATGCTCTCAGACTTCTTCAAGGAGCAGAGGACCATTTCGTTCCTGGGCTGTGTCACTCAGTATTTTTTCTTCAGTGGGTTTGGGCTGACTGAATGTTGTATCCTGGCTGCCATGGCGTATGATCGTTATGCGGCCATCTGTACCCCACTGCTGTACACGGCCAtcatgtctccctccctctgtaggAAAATGGTGGTTGCGGCCTATACAGGGGGATTCCTCAGCGGCCTGACTCAAATGGGCTTATTGTACCAACAGGACTTCTGCGGATCAAATGTTatccatcacttcttctgtgacctccGTCCTCTGCTGGCTCTGTCCTGTTCTGACACTTCCACCACCCAGGTCGTGGTCTTCGTTGTGGGCGTGATCATTGGAATGATATCCGTGCTTGTGGTCCTCCTGTCCTACGGTTATATCACTGTGGCTGTCCTGATGATCCGCTCGGCAAGAGGCAGGTACAAGACCTTCGCCACCTGTGCCTCTCACCTGACGACCGTGATACTCTTCTATGGCTCCGGGTTTTTCGTGTACATGCGTTTAGACTCCAGCTACTCCGAGAGCCGGGACAAGGTGGTGTCGCTGTTCTACTCGGTGttgatccccatgctgaacccgcttatctacagtctgaggaacagagagattctGGACACCTTGAAGAGACTGAAGGAGAAAATG GCAACCAACTCGAAACATGATGGGAAGCACATCAATCCCTCACATCACAAGAACACTAAGGAAATTGGGATTGGCCTGAACTTCTCAGGGGCCCTGCCTCAGTGGAGCAGGCTGAAAAGCGTTCCAAAGTTTCAACTGGTCACGGGAAGAGACCAGGGggtcgggggtggtggtg GGGAATGTAATAACTGTTTTTCGGGTTTTGTGACTGTTTTGTGCATTGGAGCCGTAGCTTTCATCTGTTTATGCATTAAAGCCATAGCTTTCATCGCAAGACTTG ATGGGAATGCTGAGGGCTAA
- the LOC119944107 gene encoding olfactory receptor 5A2-like, producing MSRGRNTTVVTEFILLGFSDHPELKIFLFVLFLAVYLVTLTWNLGLSSLIKISPHLHIPMYFFLRHLSFIDMCYSSSVIPKMLSDFFKEQRTISLLGCVTQYFVFSWLGLTECCLLATMAYDRYAAICTPLLYTTIMSPSLCRKMMVAAYTGGFLGALTQTGLLYQQDFCGPNIIHHFFCDLRPLLTLSCSDTSTTQVMVFIVGVVIGMMSMLVVLLSYGYITVAVLLIRSARGRYKTFTTCASHLTTVILFYGSGFFVYMRLNSSYSESQDKVVSLFYSVLIPMLNPLIYSLRNREILDTLKRVMEKKATNSKHDGKHFNPLHHKNTKEIGIGLNFSGALPQWSRLVSVPKFHLVTGGDQRVRLAGVGVRRTLVRTHSLHLTSVAQSENESEATSA from the exons ATGTCTCGGGGAAGAAACACCACGGTGGTTACCGAGTTCAttctcctgggattctcagacCATCCAGAGCTCAAGATTTTCCTTTTTGTGTTGTTCTTAGCCGTCTACCTTGTAACTCTCACCTGGAACCTGGGGCTCAGCAGTCTGATCAAGATCTCCCCAcatctccacatccccatgtatttcttcctccgtCATTTGTCCTTCATAGACATGTGCTACTCTTCTTCCGTCATCCCCAAGATGCTCTCAGACTTCTTCAAGGAGCAGAGGACCATTTCGTTACTGGGCTGTGTCACTCAGTATTTTGTCTTCAGTTGGTTGGGGCTGACTGAATGTTGTCTCCTGGCTACCATGGCGTATGATCGTTATGCGGCCATCTGTACCCCACTGCTGTACACGACCAtcatgtctccctccctctgtaggAAAATGATGGTTGCGGCCTATACGGGGGGATTCCTCGGTGCCCTGACTCAAACGGGCTTATTGTACCAGCAAGACTTCTGCGGGCCAAACATTatccatcacttcttctgtgacctccGTCCTCTGCTGACTctgtcctgctctgacacttccACCACCCAAGTCATGGTCTTCATTGTGGGCGTGGTCATTGGAATGATGTCGATGCTTGTGGTCCTCCTGTCCTATGGTTATATAACTGTGGCTGTCCTGCTGATCCGCTCGGCGAGAGGCAGGTACAAGACCTTTACCACCTGTGCCTCTCACCTGACTACCGTGATCCTCTTCTATGGTTCTGGGTTTTTTGTGTACATGCGTCTAAACTCCAGCTACTCCGAGAGCCAGGACAAGGTGGTGTCACTCTTCTACTCGGTGttgatccccatgctgaacccgcttatctacagtctgaggaacagagagatccTGGACACATTGAAGAGAGTGATGGAGAAAAAG GCAACCAACTCGAAACATGATGGGAAACACTTCAATCCCTTGCACCACAAGAACACTAAGGAAATTGGGATTGGCCTGAACTTCTCAGGGGCCCTGCCTCAGTGGAGCAGGCTGGTTAGTGTTCCAAAGTTTCACCTGGTCACGGGAGGTGACCAGCGGGTCAGGCTGGCGGGGGTGGGAGTG AGAAGAACACTTGTGAGGACTCACTCTCTTCATTTAACATCGGTTGCTCAAAGTGAGAATGAGAGCGAGGCCACCTCGGCTTAG
- the LOC119944108 gene encoding olfactory receptor 5A2-like, whose translation MSRGRNTTVVTEFILLGFSDHPELKTFLFVLFLAIYLVTLTWNLGLNSLIKVSPHLHIPMYFFLRHLSFIDMGFSSSVIPKMLSDFYKEQRTISFLGCVTQYFVFTVLGLTECCLLAAMAYDRYAAICTPLLYTTIMSPSLCRKMVVAAYTGGFLSALTPMGLLYRQDFCGPNVIHHFFCDLRPLLSLSCSDTSAIQVVVFIVGVVIGMMSVLVVLLSYGYITVAVLLIRSARGRYKTFATCASHLTTVILYYGSGFFVYMRLNSSYSESRDKVVSLFYSLLIPMLNPLIYSLRNREIRDTLKRLKEKKVDNLFQKMAVIHYARLLCQWITDARLPDPLSPTIQSMGKLLTLATQRGEGCNNFCSGYVNVSCIGAIAVINLCIKAIAFIARLAFMATLTTKEKNSFEDSISSFNIGFPKQE comes from the exons ATGTCTCGGGGAAGAAACACCACGGTGGTTACCGAGTTCATCCTCTTGGGATTCTCAGACCATCCAGAGCTCAAGACTTTCCTTTTTGTGTTGTTCTTAGCCATCTACCTTGTAACTCTCACCTGGAACCTGGGTCTCAACAGCCTAATCAAGGTCTCCCCACATCTCCATATCCCAATGTATTTCTTCCTCCGTCATTTGTCCTTCATAGACATGGGCTTCTCTTCTTCTGTCATCCCCAAGATGCTCTCAGACTTCTACAAGGAGCAGAGGACCATTTCGTTCCTGGGCTGTGTCACTCAGTATTTTGTGTTCACTGTGTTGGGGCTGACTGAATGTTGTCTCCTGGCTGCCATGGCTTATGATCGTTATGCGGCCATCTGTACTCCACTGCTGTACACGACCAtcatgtctccctccctctgtaggAAAATGGTGGTTGCAGCCTATACAGGGGGATTCCTTAGCGCCCTGACTCCAATGGGCTTATTGTATCGGCAAGACTTCTGCGGGCCAAATGTTatccatcacttcttctgtgacctccGTCCTCTGCTGTCTctgtcctgctctgacacttctGCTATCCAAGTGGTGGTCTTCATTGTGGGCGTGGTCATCGGAATGATGTCGGTGCTTGTGGTCCTCCTGTCCTATGGCTATATCACTGTGGCTGTCCTGCTGATCCGCTCAGCGAGAGGCAGGTACAAGACCTTTGCCACCTGTGCCTCTCACCTGACCACAGTGATCCTCTACTATGGCTCTGGGTTCTTCGTGTACATGCGTCTAAACTCCAGCTACTCTGAGAGCCGGGACAAGGTGGTGTCGCTATTCTACTCACTGttgatccccatgctgaacccacttatctacagtctgaggaacagagagattcgGGATACCTTGAAGAGACTGAAGGAAAAAAAG GTAGATAATCTTTTCCAGAAAATGGCAGTAATACACTATGCTCGCCTGCTTTGTCAGTGGATTACAGATGCCCGGCTTCCAGATCCACTCTCCCCGACAATTCAATCCATGGGAAAGCTGCTGACCCTTGCAACCCAGAGGGGAG AGGGATGTAATAACTTTTGCTCAGGGTATGTGAATGTTTCATGCATTGGAGCCATAGCGGTCATAAATTTATGCATTAAAGCCATAGCTTTCATAGCAAGACTTG CCTTTATGGCCACTTTGACAACCAAGGAGAAGAACTCTTTTGAGGACTCAATCTCCTCATTTAACATCGGTTTCCCAAAGCAAGAATGA